A window from Shewanella livingstonensis encodes these proteins:
- a CDS encoding small highly charged protein — protein sequence MSHSFEFDEDDAPWGDNIKGKPKSKKVKQRRRDTKRRFFDDNAEMEFAPAKWK from the coding sequence ATGTCACACTCATTTGAATTTGATGAAGATGATGCGCCATGGGGCGATAACATCAAGGGAAAACCAAAGTCGAAAAAAGTAAAACAACGCCGCCGTGATACTAAGCGACGTTTTTTTGACGATAATGCAGAAATGGAGTTCGCACCTGCTAAGTGGAAATAA
- a CDS encoding SDR family oxidoreductase has translation MVRTSWLYHHSGNNFVTTMLKLMSLSHDQASIGSSENNPINIVNDQIGSPTMIDDLARFLWKLCSQKQWVPIYHWSDAGICTWYEFAQAIKQHGIAAGLLHQPIYLRPTTSKQYASRVTRPPFSALDSHLSQTIATQKTWQQQLTLCLNELAQSKNG, from the coding sequence ATTGTACGAACATCTTGGCTTTATCATCACAGTGGCAATAATTTTGTCACAACGATGCTGAAGTTAATGTCACTGTCTCATGATCAGGCTTCGATAGGTTCAAGCGAAAACAACCCTATTAATATTGTAAATGACCAAATCGGTAGTCCGACAATGATTGACGATCTTGCACGTTTTTTGTGGAAACTGTGTTCACAAAAACAATGGGTGCCTATTTACCATTGGAGTGATGCAGGAATATGCACTTGGTATGAGTTTGCACAAGCCATAAAACAACATGGCATTGCAGCAGGGTTATTACATCAACCGATTTATTTACGCCCAACAACCTCAAAACAATATGCATCAAGGGTCACTAGGCCACCATTTAGTGCATTAGACAGCCATTTATCACAAACTATTGCTACACAAAAAACCTGGCAACAACAATTAACCTTATGCCTGAATGAGCTGGCACAGAGTAAAAATGGCTAA